In one window of Arachis ipaensis cultivar K30076 chromosome B06, Araip1.1, whole genome shotgun sequence DNA:
- the LOC107646915 gene encoding uncharacterized protein LOC107646915: MTKKKNWGEKKTIVFTEECSAIIQKKLPQNMKDHGSFRIPCIIGDISIEKALSDLGASINLISFAMMKRMRIEEAKPTRMALQLADRTFKFPHRVVEDLLVKVGEFIFPTDFVVLYMEEVANASIILGRQFLAVTRAIIDVQKGELVLRLHEEKMVFSVFSAMSYPKESIEECMMVDTMEKLVQGVLEEDQCEDVMEQEQKTSCGELP; encoded by the coding sequence ATGACTAAGAAAAAAAACTGGGGAGAAAAGAAAACTATAGTGTTTAcagaggaatgtagtgccatcatacaaaagaagcttcctcAAAATATGAAGGATCATGGGAGCTTCCGAATCCCATGCATCATAGGGGATATTAGCATTGAAAAAGCATTGTCTGATctgggagctagcatcaaccttatTTCCTTCGCCATGATGAAGAGAATGAGAATTGAAgaggccaaaccaacaagaatggcacttcaACTAGCTGATAGGACATTCAAGTTTCCTCATAGAGTAGTAGAAGACTTGTTGGTTAAGGTGGGAGAGTTCATCTTCCCAACTGATTTTGTAGTGCTTTATATGGAAGAAGTGGCCAATGCATCAATCATACTAGGGAGGCAATTCTTAGCAGTAACTAGAGCTATAattgatgtacaaaagggagAATTAGTCTTAAGGCTACATGAAGAAAAGATGGTGTTCAGTGTTTTTTCTGCAATGAGTTACCCAAAGGAGTCCATTGAAGAATGTATGATGGTAGACACAATGGAGAAGCTGGTTCAAGGAGTCCTAGAAGAAGATCAATGTGAAGATGTAATGGAGCAAGAGCAAAAAACATCATGTGGTGAGCTACCATAA